One window from the genome of Pyrobaculum ferrireducens encodes:
- a CDS encoding class II glutamine amidotransferase translates to MCRLYISKGPIDLSNALKLAARHDPYMPSERKQHGDGWGFVAASPHGFVYYKSVLPAWEDPTVVPMRDAVLAHARAASPGEPRGPEHSHPYMAYLGDGRIIFVAHNGSVDKHALSAKVGLNPSYFTDSFVLTQFLARYWDDPRRAVEEATYYVKTALNLAVLEYPTLRAYVYTFYRGPREYYAMYEVRAGGARAVISSTLLRHLDHQRVELENGTFLTF, encoded by the coding sequence CGATCCCTACATGCCCAGCGAGAGGAAGCAACATGGAGACGGCTGGGGCTTCGTCGCCGCGTCGCCCCACGGCTTTGTATACTATAAATCTGTCCTGCCCGCCTGGGAGGACCCCACGGTGGTGCCTATGAGAGACGCGGTGCTGGCCCACGCCAGGGCGGCCTCCCCGGGGGAGCCCAGGGGACCGGAGCACTCCCATCCATACATGGCGTATCTGGGCGACGGCAGAATTATATTTGTGGCACACAACGGGTCGGTAGACAAGCACGCCCTTAGCGCCAAGGTGGGTTTAAACCCCAGCTACTTCACCGACAGCTTCGTGCTCACACAGTTCCTAGCCAGGTACTGGGACGATCCGAGGAGGGCTGTTGAGGAGGCGACGTACTACGTAAAGACCGCGCTTAACTTAGCGGTTTTGGAATACCCAACGCTCAGAGCCTACGTCTATACGTTTTACCGGGGCCCCCGTGAGTACTACGCCATGTACGAAGTCAGGGCCGGAGGCGCAAGGGCCGTGATCTCCTCCACGCTTTTGAGACATCTCGACCACCAGAGGGTGGAGTTAGAAAACGGCACTTTCCTCACCTTCTAA
- the glp gene encoding gephyrin-like molybdotransferase Glp, whose amino-acid sequence MKGFKALTPIAEAQRVIINAAAHKPAAGRVPTPQSVGLYAAEDVVAPVDVPPFDRAAFDGYAVRSADTLGASRTNPITLKKTGKVVTGGEYQGALGPGEAVEIATGAPLPRGADAVVPYEEAADRGDYIEVYRPVPQYYYVSRRGEDVTAGEVVLKRGRRIKPWDVGVLASLGIREVSVYRVRAALISTGSELVELEEAPPPPGRIINSTRHVITALLRDMGVEVSYMGIVPDDEEKIRNAVSKALSSHDIVITTGGVSVGEPDYVVKAVARLKPEVLIHGIAARPGRPNSAAVVNGKPVVMLSGFPVASIVGFEVFVKPIILHMVGAREEPAPVVKATLTRRVTTPINVRSFVRVRVVRRDGRLYAEPLAVTGSGVLSTLTRGNGLLIIPENREGYDEGEEVEVLLLGPVEG is encoded by the coding sequence GTGAAGGGCTTCAAGGCACTTACGCCAATCGCCGAGGCCCAGAGAGTTATAATCAACGCGGCGGCGCACAAACCCGCGGCGGGGAGAGTGCCGACGCCCCAGTCCGTGGGTCTCTACGCCGCTGAAGACGTGGTGGCGCCCGTCGACGTGCCGCCGTTTGACCGAGCGGCTTTTGACGGCTACGCCGTGAGGTCAGCCGACACCCTGGGGGCCTCCCGTACAAACCCCATCACCCTGAAAAAGACGGGCAAGGTAGTCACGGGCGGGGAGTACCAAGGAGCGTTGGGACCTGGCGAGGCGGTGGAGATAGCCACCGGGGCGCCTCTGCCCAGAGGCGCAGACGCCGTCGTGCCCTACGAAGAGGCGGCGGATAGGGGGGATTACATCGAGGTCTACAGACCGGTCCCCCAGTACTACTACGTGTCGAGGAGGGGGGAGGACGTGACGGCTGGCGAGGTGGTGTTGAAAAGAGGGAGGAGGATCAAGCCGTGGGACGTCGGCGTCTTGGCGTCGCTGGGGATACGGGAGGTCTCGGTGTATAGGGTGAGAGCCGCCTTGATTTCCACCGGTAGCGAGCTGGTGGAGCTTGAGGAGGCCCCGCCGCCCCCGGGGAGGATAATCAACAGCACTAGGCACGTCATCACGGCGCTTTTGAGAGATATGGGCGTCGAGGTTTCCTACATGGGTATTGTGCCAGACGACGAGGAAAAGATCCGCAACGCCGTGTCGAAAGCCTTGTCAAGCCACGACATAGTGATTACCACGGGTGGAGTCTCGGTGGGGGAGCCGGACTACGTGGTCAAGGCCGTGGCCCGCCTCAAGCCGGAGGTCTTAATCCACGGAATAGCCGCGAGGCCCGGGAGGCCCAACAGCGCCGCCGTCGTGAACGGGAAGCCTGTCGTGATGCTGTCGGGCTTCCCAGTGGCGTCTATAGTTGGGTTTGAGGTTTTTGTAAAACCTATAATTCTGCACATGGTGGGGGCTAGGGAGGAGCCGGCACCGGTAGTCAAGGCCACGCTCACCAGGCGGGTGACCACGCCGATAAATGTGAGGAGCTTCGTACGTGTCAGAGTAGTGAGGCGGGATGGGAGACTGTACGCAGAGCCGCTGGCGGTGACCGGCAGCGGCGTTTTGTCGACGCTGACAAGGGGCAACGGGCTGTTGATTATTCCAGAAAACCGCGAGGGCTACGACGAGGGGGAGGAGGTGGAGGTGCTACTACTGGGTCCTGTGGAGGGCTAG
- a CDS encoding molybdopterin biosynthesis protein, with the protein MTKRVIFHDLVTLEQASEVLYKFAKPLGEEEVDISQAYGRVLARDVVAPVDVPPFDRSTVDGYAVVAESTYGASELTPVDLKLVGRVDAGGWPEGEVRGGEAYEVATGAPLPRGANAVVMVEYTQERGGVVRIFRSAAPGENVMSAGSDISAGEVVLRRCARLTAREVGVLAALGIRRVPVVKRPRVGIISTGNELEPPGSELGPGKLYDVNSYSLAAAVAEAGGVPVLYGIVRDEEASYREAITRALSETDVVLISGGTSAGVADLTYRVLGELGDVLFHGVMVRPGKPTLAATVGGKVVVGLPGYPSSALMIFHTVVRPFLLRLQCLEPAPPATYRARLAYGVEGAKGRRALYPVVLIARAGGYRAYPLYAESGAISVLARADGYIVIPENVEFMTEGEEVDVFLFEKYKPAELYFIGSHDPHLDAVLAKRNVKTVYVGSMGGLMALRRGEADIAGTHMLDTETGIYNVPFVQRLGIKNAVVIGLYKREQGLIVQRGNPKGVRGVEDLLREDVVYVNRPRGTGTRALLDIQLAKLAERLGTSFEELTRRIRGYTYEVRTHTAVAAAVAQGRADVGLGVRYAAELYGLDFIPVGWEEYDLVARREALDKALEIVEEALRELPRGYQRYEMSGRIKWEG; encoded by the coding sequence ATGACGAAAAGGGTTATTTTCCACGACTTGGTGACTCTGGAACAGGCTTCTGAGGTGCTGTACAAATTCGCTAAGCCGCTTGGCGAAGAGGAGGTGGACATATCCCAGGCCTATGGCAGAGTCCTGGCACGCGACGTCGTGGCGCCGGTGGACGTCCCGCCGTTTGACCGCTCTACTGTAGACGGCTACGCGGTGGTGGCGGAGTCCACATACGGCGCCTCTGAGCTGACGCCGGTGGATTTAAAGCTGGTCGGGAGGGTGGACGCGGGGGGCTGGCCGGAGGGCGAGGTCAGGGGTGGCGAGGCGTATGAGGTGGCCACGGGGGCGCCTCTGCCTAGGGGGGCCAACGCGGTGGTTATGGTGGAGTACACCCAGGAGAGGGGCGGCGTGGTGAGGATATTCCGCTCCGCGGCCCCGGGGGAGAATGTAATGAGTGCTGGGTCTGACATATCGGCGGGTGAGGTGGTGTTAAGGAGGTGCGCCAGGCTCACCGCTAGGGAGGTGGGCGTGCTGGCGGCGCTGGGGATTAGGCGGGTGCCCGTGGTGAAGAGGCCTAGGGTTGGCATAATTTCTACGGGCAACGAGCTGGAGCCGCCGGGGTCGGAGCTCGGCCCTGGCAAGCTGTACGACGTCAATAGCTACTCCCTCGCCGCCGCCGTGGCGGAGGCCGGAGGGGTGCCGGTGCTGTACGGCATAGTGAGAGACGAGGAGGCTAGCTACAGAGAGGCGATCACCCGCGCTCTCTCGGAGACGGACGTTGTCTTAATCAGCGGGGGGACGTCGGCGGGGGTCGCAGATTTGACGTATAGAGTGCTGGGGGAGCTGGGCGACGTCTTGTTCCACGGCGTGATGGTGCGCCCCGGGAAGCCCACCCTAGCGGCGACTGTGGGCGGGAAGGTGGTGGTGGGTCTGCCGGGGTACCCCTCCTCCGCCTTGATGATATTCCATACCGTTGTTAGGCCGTTCCTCTTGAGGCTGCAGTGTCTAGAGCCCGCGCCTCCTGCCACGTACCGGGCGAGGCTCGCCTACGGCGTGGAGGGAGCGAAGGGGAGGCGCGCCCTGTATCCAGTGGTGCTTATAGCCAGAGCCGGCGGGTACAGGGCGTATCCGCTGTACGCGGAGTCCGGCGCCATTTCCGTGCTGGCGAGGGCCGACGGCTACATTGTAATACCGGAGAATGTGGAGTTTATGACTGAGGGGGAGGAGGTGGATGTGTTTCTCTTCGAGAAGTACAAGCCTGCGGAGCTCTACTTCATCGGGAGCCACGACCCCCATCTAGACGCCGTACTGGCGAAGCGCAACGTCAAGACTGTCTACGTGGGGTCCATGGGGGGGCTTATGGCGCTGAGGAGGGGGGAGGCCGACATAGCGGGTACCCACATGCTGGACACTGAGACAGGCATTTACAACGTGCCGTTTGTACAGAGGCTGGGGATTAAAAATGCCGTGGTGATAGGTCTCTACAAGAGGGAACAGGGGCTAATTGTGCAGAGGGGCAACCCCAAGGGGGTTAGGGGCGTCGAAGATCTGCTGAGGGAAGACGTGGTGTATGTAAACCGGCCGAGGGGAACCGGCACGAGGGCTCTGCTCGACATACAGCTTGCGAAGCTCGCGGAGAGGCTCGGCACGTCTTTTGAGGAGCTGACCAGGCGCATAAGGGGCTACACATACGAGGTGAGGACCCACACGGCGGTGGCCGCCGCGGTGGCCCAGGGGAGGGCGGACGTTGGGCTCGGCGTGAGGTACGCCGCAGAGCTCTACGGCCTAGACTTCATACCGGTTGGCTGGGAGGAGTACGACCTAGTGGCTAGGAGGGAGGCGCTGGACAAAGCGCTGGAGATTGTGGAGGAGGCGCTGAGGGAGCTTCCGAGGGGCTACCAGAGGTATGAGATGTCGGGGAGGATTAAGTGGGAGGGCTAG
- a CDS encoding carbohydrate ABC transporter permease: MRPQLLIIPGLLLFLFFNIWPIIYSIYISFTNANIRNFPPPPPWAPEELRQARQPPDYVGLSNYASIFAGPASAGFLGAVLWTLVFVILSVPAKVALGTFVGLLMSSDKVLGRSLMRALLIVPWALPLILSVVAWRYVFDPTYGVVNQWLYYLGVSKPPDWFVNKDYAYAAMVVIEAWLAYPFIMTVVIGALANVPRAAYEAAYIDGAGRWTIFSRITLPLIKRPLIYATVMTTAASLQFFLVAYLWNFIQLYDRFVLAYGFYWAFGSPFREYGLAAAVLTTSALIISVFMILAIRLTGLMRGMYES, translated from the coding sequence ATGAGGCCACAGTTGTTAATAATACCGGGCCTCCTCCTTTTCCTCTTCTTCAATATATGGCCCATTATATACTCCATCTACATTTCCTTTACGAATGCGAACATCAGAAACTTCCCCCCGCCGCCCCCCTGGGCGCCTGAGGAGCTGAGACAGGCAAGGCAGCCACCCGACTACGTGGGTCTGTCGAACTACGCCTCGATATTCGCCGGCCCCGCCTCTGCCGGCTTCCTGGGGGCTGTCTTGTGGACGCTGGTCTTCGTTATCCTCTCCGTCCCGGCTAAGGTTGCTCTGGGCACTTTTGTGGGGTTGCTTATGTCCTCCGACAAGGTGTTGGGGAGGTCCTTAATGCGCGCCTTGTTAATAGTGCCCTGGGCCCTGCCCCTTATCCTCTCCGTGGTGGCTTGGCGGTACGTCTTCGACCCAACCTACGGCGTCGTCAACCAGTGGCTCTACTACCTCGGCGTGTCTAAGCCGCCCGACTGGTTTGTAAACAAGGACTACGCATACGCGGCCATGGTGGTAATAGAGGCGTGGCTCGCCTACCCCTTTATAATGACCGTGGTGATAGGCGCCTTGGCGAACGTGCCCAGAGCCGCCTACGAGGCCGCCTACATCGATGGGGCCGGTAGATGGACCATATTTTCGAGAATTACCCTCCCCCTCATAAAGAGGCCTCTCATATACGCCACGGTTATGACAACCGCCGCGTCGCTACAGTTCTTTCTAGTTGCCTACCTCTGGAACTTTATCCAGCTCTACGACCGCTTCGTACTTGCGTATGGATTCTACTGGGCATTTGGCTCCCCCTTCAGGGAATACGGCCTCGCCGCCGCGGTCTTGACCACGTCGGCTCTCATAATTTCTGTGTTTATGATCCTGGCGATTAGACTAACCGGCCTCATGAGGGGGATGTATGAAAGCTAG
- a CDS encoding zinc metalloprotease HtpX, with the protein MIPLFDPVALGLYVLGYIAMFIVAATVAPKLASSVSGRLTLFGAMALTAVLIILTTAFVIYLIAIVALPSLGAYGVGFFMGLIFFVLLMNLLTYLASPFMINAAYGARPDPRLQQIVDEVATRLGAPFKIKAVMVDGPPNAFAYGNFLSGRHVAVTSSMLAITDRRELEAVIGHEIGHHLHRDNAIMLLFGVLPSILYYLGVTSVRMAMASSGSRNNNAAALAAVGVLAVVVSFLVQLLVLAFSRLREYYADTAGAKAAGKEAMQFALAKIHKFYFSNPEAHEAVRGEKFRALFIYALVNAVANPFVTVTRSDVEAIKRSSYSVFEEVFATHPPIPKRLKFLDELQL; encoded by the coding sequence ATGATCCCCCTCTTCGACCCAGTGGCGCTGGGTCTATACGTACTGGGGTACATCGCCATGTTTATAGTGGCCGCCACCGTGGCGCCTAAGCTCGCCAGCTCCGTATCCGGCCGCCTAACTCTATTCGGCGCCATGGCGCTGACAGCTGTCCTAATTATCCTCACCACAGCCTTCGTAATCTACCTGATCGCGATAGTGGCCTTGCCGAGCCTAGGCGCCTATGGCGTAGGCTTCTTCATGGGCCTCATATTCTTCGTCCTTCTTATGAACTTGTTGACGTATCTGGCGTCGCCCTTTATGATAAACGCCGCCTACGGCGCGAGGCCAGATCCCCGCCTCCAGCAGATAGTTGACGAGGTGGCGACGAGGCTCGGCGCGCCGTTTAAAATAAAGGCCGTGATGGTTGACGGCCCCCCAAACGCCTTCGCCTACGGCAACTTCCTATCGGGCAGACACGTGGCGGTGACTAGCAGCATGCTGGCCATCACCGACAGGAGGGAGCTGGAGGCCGTCATCGGACACGAAATCGGCCACCACCTACACAGAGACAACGCGATTATGCTCCTCTTCGGCGTCCTGCCGTCAATCCTCTACTACCTAGGCGTCACCTCTGTACGCATGGCGATGGCCTCCTCAGGCAGTAGGAACAACAACGCGGCCGCCCTCGCCGCCGTCGGGGTTCTGGCCGTCGTCGTGTCCTTCCTGGTGCAGTTGCTGGTCCTGGCCTTTAGCAGGTTGAGGGAGTACTACGCAGACACCGCAGGCGCCAAGGCGGCGGGTAAGGAGGCTATGCAGTTCGCCCTCGCCAAGATCCACAAGTTCTACTTCTCCAACCCGGAGGCCCACGAGGCGGTGAGGGGCGAGAAGTTTAGGGCGTTGTTTATCTACGCCCTGGTAAACGCCGTGGCGAACCCATTTGTGACGGTGACTAGATCCGACGTAGAGGCGATAAAGAGGTCTAGCTACTCCGTTTTTGAGGAGGTTTTCGCAACCCACCCGCCAATCCCGAAGCGGCTCAAGTTCCTAGACGAGCTCCAGCTTTAA
- a CDS encoding ABC transporter permease subunit codes for MKASAAQTLAAAVATLLLFYPVLQIILLSVNKLPYFRLGGDFVPTLDSFQWVLQQPEFWRGLANSLVVSLSTVAMVIALALPGAYAFSRYRFRGRDPLLSFYVVFTQMAGGLGIAGLIALFAIVSALGLRNNLLALAAIYAAGAVPYHTWLLKTYIDTIPRSAEEAALIDGAGVGTLLARVVLPLMAPALAVSAILSFIGAWGELILANLFLSGENRTLILWIYSLMSNVYSVQWNRFAAAALLYAVPPVALYVVLQRFIKRGLAFVY; via the coding sequence ATGAAAGCTAGCGCCGCCCAGACCCTCGCCGCCGCCGTGGCCACTCTGTTGCTTTTCTACCCAGTGCTCCAGATAATTCTCCTCTCGGTGAACAAGCTACCCTACTTCAGGCTGGGGGGCGACTTCGTCCCCACGTTAGACTCATTCCAATGGGTTTTGCAACAGCCCGAGTTCTGGAGAGGACTGGCAAACAGCCTAGTCGTGTCCCTCTCCACGGTGGCCATGGTCATCGCTCTTGCTCTGCCGGGGGCCTACGCCTTCAGCCGGTACAGATTCAGGGGTCGGGACCCCCTCCTCTCTTTTTACGTGGTGTTTACACAGATGGCCGGGGGGCTGGGGATCGCCGGGTTGATAGCTCTATTTGCCATAGTCTCCGCCCTCGGGCTTAGAAACAACCTCCTGGCGCTCGCGGCGATTTACGCCGCCGGGGCCGTGCCCTACCACACGTGGTTGCTCAAAACCTATATAGACACCATCCCCAGATCCGCCGAGGAGGCGGCGTTGATAGACGGCGCAGGCGTCGGGACTCTGCTGGCGAGGGTGGTGCTCCCCTTAATGGCGCCAGCCCTGGCCGTGTCTGCGATACTTTCCTTCATCGGCGCGTGGGGAGAGTTGATACTAGCCAACCTCTTTCTCTCTGGTGAAAACAGGACGTTAATACTCTGGATATACTCCCTGATGTCCAACGTCTACTCTGTCCAGTGGAACCGCTTCGCCGCGGCCGCCCTTCTGTACGCCGTACCGCCCGTCGCCCTCTACGTAGTTCTGCAGAGATTTATCAAGAGGGGGCTCGCCTTCGTCTACTAG